A single uncultured Methanolobus sp. DNA region contains:
- a CDS encoding DUF2110 family protein: MVTKLLVKIYGNRERATHSAEVLINNELKELEASAEFAVSEDNWLTVDISGEDNEFASNFLMQKFGTPVTEIMKNETYHGFIRQIHDEEIVVDTGVLVTIPLKNLSNLGNGTAKQIATRFGIIRHLPVKIEVTDEKAKEGIFTREQADLWWSWKKSEQDRVIANSVTRSELKAAIKKTGHSRDIYGIERLGLMEHMITCRENTDGPGIVAAIGKMVKGELGVIRTSN; encoded by the coding sequence ATGGTCACAAAACTATTGGTCAAGATATATGGCAACCGTGAAAGAGCAACTCATTCTGCTGAAGTGCTGATCAACAATGAGTTAAAAGAGCTTGAAGCTTCTGCTGAATTTGCAGTTAGTGAGGATAACTGGCTTACTGTAGATATTTCCGGAGAGGACAACGAATTCGCTTCCAATTTCCTTATGCAGAAATTCGGGACACCTGTCACAGAGATTATGAAAAATGAAACCTATCACGGATTCATAAGGCAAATTCATGACGAGGAGATCGTCGTTGATACAGGCGTTCTTGTAACAATTCCGCTTAAGAACCTAAGCAATCTTGGAAATGGAACGGCAAAGCAGATAGCTACACGTTTTGGTATCATCAGGCACCTTCCTGTAAAAATAGAGGTCACTGATGAAAAAGCAAAGGAAGGCATTTTTACCAGGGAACAGGCTGACCTCTGGTGGAGCTGGAAAAAATCTGAGCAGGACAGGGTTATTGCAAATTCCGTCACAAGATCTGAACTTAAAGCAGCTATCAAGAAAACAGGTCACTCAAGAGATATTTACGGCATTGAAAGACTTGGTCTTATGGAACACATGATAACATGCCGGGAAAACACTGATGGCCCGGGAATCGTTGCTGCTATCGGTAAAATGGTAAAAGGAGAACTTGGGGTTATTCGAACCTCAAATTAA
- a CDS encoding MarR family transcriptional regulator yields MTKEYAEQLFLQEKPTLALLAIWSLQKTYASVITKEINSTFAHTTKILAKMEEHGLVQFSVEGRVKYVELTDHGYRVVDSLKNLIMAIEGETPEEPQGEKKAESAEEDSEDNDEARKVTLDHIDRLHQQIMATYNDLAESNTELQVMRMKIGPFSRDIQLLLNSIEKNEDLIDDEGLDKLTEIQNIFDLVMKQ; encoded by the coding sequence ATGACTAAAGAATATGCTGAACAACTTTTTTTACAGGAAAAACCAACCCTTGCACTTCTGGCTATCTGGTCCCTTCAAAAAACCTATGCATCTGTTATAACTAAAGAGATAAATTCCACTTTTGCCCACACTACCAAAATACTGGCCAAGATGGAAGAACATGGCCTGGTACAATTCTCAGTAGAAGGACGTGTAAAATACGTGGAACTTACAGATCATGGTTACAGGGTTGTTGATTCTCTCAAGAACCTTATAATGGCAATTGAAGGTGAAACTCCTGAAGAGCCGCAGGGAGAGAAGAAAGCTGAGTCAGCTGAAGAGGATTCAGAAGATAATGATGAAGCCAGAAAAGTAACCCTCGATCATATAGACAGACTGCATCAGCAGATCATGGCCACTTATAATGACCTTGCAGAAAGTAACACTGAACTTCAGGTTATGAGAATGAAGATCGGTCCTTTTAGCAGAGATATCCAGTTACTCTTAAATTCAATAGAGAAGAATGAGGACCTCATTGATGACGAGGGCCTGGATAAGCTTACAGAGATACAGAATATCTTTGACCTTGTGATGAAACAATAA
- a CDS encoding tRNA (guanine(10)-N(2))-dimethyltransferase, with amino-acid sequence MKVRSVKEGDTEVIVPIPEEGANFAPSAAPVFFNPVMEMNRDISIAATSAFLKRMEPDPEKTITYVDALSASGIRGLRVANEIGIETTLNDWSEDAYQLIKENIEKLGIGDHTFASHKNANVLLHEKHFNIVDLDPFGTPAPFLAAAARSVVDLLEVTATDTAPLCGAHLNSGIRKYAAIPLNNEYHSEMGVRILLGRVARELSLQDKAMVPLLSHATRHYVRTYLQIRRGAKQADKMLEKLGFIAQCQCGNREIVHGLAVHITDKCSLCGKENVISGPMWLGELHEPEFCNETIEELEQRNLGTKDMSIKMLEFCRDELRIPMFYDQHLLCKKLGVSASTIDTLITALRDNGYNASRTHFSGTSFKTDAELPDIERIIVNIR; translated from the coding sequence ATGAAAGTAAGATCTGTTAAAGAAGGAGATACAGAGGTCATTGTTCCCATTCCTGAAGAAGGGGCTAATTTTGCTCCTTCTGCAGCACCTGTTTTTTTTAATCCGGTCATGGAGATGAACCGTGATATTTCCATAGCTGCAACATCTGCTTTTCTTAAAAGAATGGAACCTGACCCTGAGAAGACCATCACTTACGTTGATGCGCTTTCAGCTTCGGGAATCAGGGGCTTAAGAGTAGCCAATGAAATTGGCATTGAAACCACTCTTAACGATTGGAGTGAGGATGCCTACCAGCTAATAAAGGAAAATATTGAAAAACTGGGAATTGGTGACCATACATTTGCAAGCCATAAAAATGCCAATGTCCTGTTACATGAGAAACATTTCAATATTGTTGACCTTGATCCTTTTGGCACACCTGCACCATTTCTGGCAGCAGCTGCCCGTTCTGTTGTAGACCTACTTGAGGTTACAGCAACAGATACCGCGCCACTTTGCGGTGCACACTTGAATTCAGGGATCCGCAAGTATGCAGCAATCCCGCTTAATAATGAATACCATAGTGAAATGGGAGTACGCATTCTTCTTGGAAGGGTTGCAAGGGAACTCTCGCTTCAGGACAAAGCCATGGTCCCTCTTCTGTCACATGCAACCAGGCATTATGTGAGAACTTATCTTCAAATCAGAAGAGGAGCAAAGCAGGCTGACAAAATGCTGGAGAAATTAGGATTCATTGCACAGTGTCAATGCGGAAACAGAGAGATAGTACATGGTCTTGCTGTGCATATCACTGACAAATGCAGTCTCTGCGGAAAAGAAAATGTCATTTCCGGGCCCATGTGGCTTGGGGAATTACATGAGCCCGAGTTCTGTAATGAGACTATTGAGGAACTGGAACAGCGAAACCTGGGAACTAAAGATATGTCCATTAAGATGCTGGAATTCTGCAGGGATGAACTTAGGATCCCGATGTTCTATGACCAGCACTTGCTATGCAAAAAACTTGGAGTTTCTGCATCAACTATTGATACTCTGATCACTGCATTGAGAGATAACGGATACAATGCTTCAAGGACACACTTTAGTGGCACTTCTTTTAAAACAGACGCGGAACTGCCGGATATAGAAAGAATAATTGTTAATATCCGATAG
- a CDS encoding metallophosphoesterase encodes MRLFAIADPHGNYSRIEELLRIAGDVDLVLIAGDITNFGPDEKALDLFDKFSQKILAVPGNCDNESILKVIERSKATDLHKRSISVEGVRFIGIGGSNPTPFCTPFELQECDFEENISRMLEDVKADEILVTLTHTPPNGVLDMVGDMHVGCKALNVFLDKADLMVCGHIHEARGVERSGKTIIVNPGMAALGFAAVIDVEIQNKAQIINVELIECNREDI; translated from the coding sequence ATGAGATTGTTCGCCATAGCAGATCCGCATGGAAATTACTCCAGGATAGAGGAGTTGTTAAGGATTGCAGGTGATGTGGATCTGGTACTGATAGCAGGAGATATCACCAATTTCGGGCCTGATGAAAAGGCCCTTGACCTTTTTGATAAGTTCAGCCAGAAGATACTTGCTGTTCCCGGCAACTGTGATAACGAGTCCATACTCAAAGTTATTGAGAGATCAAAAGCCACTGACCTGCACAAAAGATCGATCTCTGTAGAGGGAGTAAGGTTCATAGGTATAGGAGGATCAAATCCAACACCTTTCTGCACTCCATTTGAGCTACAGGAATGTGATTTTGAAGAAAATATCAGCCGTATGCTAGAAGATGTGAAAGCAGACGAGATTCTTGTGACGCTTACACACACGCCGCCCAATGGTGTTCTTGACATGGTGGGTGACATGCATGTTGGATGCAAAGCACTTAATGTATTCCTGGATAAAGCAGACCTGATGGTTTGTGGTCATATCCATGAAGCAAGAGGAGTTGAAAGGTCTGGAAAAACCATTATTGTCAACCCGGGAATGGCTGCATTGGGATTTGCTGCTGTTATAGATGTTGAAATCCAGAATAAAGCTCAAATTATAAATGTCGAACTCATAGAATGTAATAGAGAAGATATTTAA
- a CDS encoding TIGR00266 family protein — MADEIDYKIIGDDMQLVEIELDPREAVRAEAGAMMYMGPGIRMETSTGGGLLKGLKRAVTGESFFITSFVHEGQGKGYVAFGAPYPGKIIPLDLSKFGGSFICQKDSFLCAANGIEIEVALTKKIGAGLFGGEGFILQRLKGNGMAFVHAGGAIVEKDLAAGETIRVDTGCLTAFEESVGYDITWAGGFKNALFGGEGLVLATLTGPGKVYLQSLPFSRLADRIVAASRYMTNSQREESSGLAGIGSSALGSLLGGDR; from the coding sequence ATGGCTGATGAAATAGATTATAAAATTATTGGCGACGATATGCAGCTTGTAGAGATAGAACTTGACCCAAGAGAAGCTGTAAGGGCAGAAGCCGGGGCCATGATGTATATGGGCCCGGGGATCAGGATGGAAACATCCACAGGCGGCGGACTACTCAAAGGTTTGAAGCGTGCTGTCACCGGTGAGAGCTTCTTCATCACAAGTTTTGTCCATGAAGGACAGGGAAAAGGATACGTGGCATTCGGAGCACCTTATCCCGGAAAGATAATACCACTTGACCTCAGCAAGTTTGGTGGCAGTTTCATCTGTCAGAAGGATTCTTTCCTCTGCGCCGCAAATGGTATAGAGATAGAGGTAGCACTTACAAAGAAGATTGGTGCAGGGCTTTTCGGAGGCGAAGGATTCATACTCCAGAGATTGAAAGGTAACGGAATGGCCTTTGTACACGCAGGTGGCGCCATTGTAGAAAAAGATCTTGCAGCAGGAGAGACCATCAGGGTTGATACCGGATGTCTTACCGCATTTGAGGAAAGTGTCGGTTACGATATTACATGGGCAGGCGGTTTTAAGAATGCGCTCTTTGGAGGCGAAGGTCTTGTACTGGCAACACTTACAGGACCGGGCAAAGTATATCTCCAGAGTCTGCCGTTCTCACGCCTTGCTGACAGGATAGTCGCTGCATCAAGATATATGACCAATAGCCAGAGAGAAGAATCCTCTGGACTGGCAGGCATTGGCAGCAGCGCGCTTGGAAGCCTGCTTGGCGGAGACCGCTAG
- a CDS encoding aminotransferase class I/II-fold pyridoxal phosphate-dependent enzyme has product MRFDGAESDILDFSYNTNPFGTPFDFQASNLDLKQVILRSTERIEQYPDNRYFELRKAAAAYLGTNISADNIIPGNGTCELLRLIMETVVYEEDVVILASPSSGEYRHIAEVFGARIHSFSTDELLNLPKMTLDKAKVILIGNPNNPTGQLVPRDILSDFARKCVEHGTLLIVDESAIELADPDMSIAELTLDNDYLFVIRSISNITAMPGIRLAYGIASLSLAKILNAARLSWNIGVTDEAVALAFLGMEGGPHSEYLKRSREFIKKEREYIVKRFSGIYGFDPVESSTNYILIDVKDLFLDSVRLSEGLALHGILIRECSDFFDGNKRYVRISVRSRDNFEKLIRTLDDVFAETSREDAREKLEETIEHGGSSCAGRGTCEYYPCHFSGQDCTFCFCPFYACKDERTGGKWIESSTGGQVWSCEHCTLLHRPKVAKMVLDALMADGDTDDNIRRAWKEIIEPLL; this is encoded by the coding sequence ATGAGATTCGACGGTGCCGAATCAGATATTCTTGATTTCAGTTACAACACGAATCCTTTTGGCACACCGTTCGATTTCCAGGCAAGTAACCTTGACCTGAAGCAAGTTATTTTGAGATCGACTGAAAGAATTGAGCAGTATCCTGATAACAGATATTTCGAACTCCGCAAGGCTGCTGCTGCTTATCTCGGTACTAACATCTCTGCTGACAATATCATTCCCGGAAACGGTACATGTGAACTTTTGCGTCTGATAATGGAAACCGTGGTCTATGAAGAGGATGTTGTAATTCTTGCTTCACCTTCATCCGGCGAGTACCGCCATATAGCAGAAGTTTTTGGAGCACGTATTCATTCTTTTAGCACTGATGAATTGCTGAACCTTCCTAAAATGACATTGGACAAGGCAAAGGTCATCTTGATAGGTAATCCGAATAATCCTACCGGCCAGCTCGTACCCAGGGATATACTTTCTGATTTTGCACGAAAATGTGTTGAACATGGTACTTTACTTATTGTTGATGAATCAGCAATTGAACTGGCAGACCCTGATATGAGCATAGCTGAACTGACACTGGATAATGATTATCTTTTTGTAATAAGGTCGATATCCAACATCACGGCCATGCCGGGTATCAGGCTGGCATATGGAATTGCATCTCTTAGTCTTGCAAAAATACTCAATGCTGCACGCCTTTCATGGAACATTGGTGTGACTGATGAAGCTGTTGCTTTAGCTTTCCTTGGTATGGAAGGTGGTCCGCACAGCGAATACCTTAAAAGGTCTCGTGAGTTCATCAAAAAAGAGAGGGAATACATAGTCAAACGTTTCTCCGGAATTTATGGTTTTGATCCGGTTGAAAGCAGTACTAATTATATACTCATTGATGTAAAGGATCTGTTCCTGGATTCAGTAAGACTTAGTGAAGGACTGGCTCTGCATGGTATATTGATACGTGAGTGCAGTGATTTCTTTGATGGAAATAAACGATATGTAAGAATATCAGTCCGCTCAAGAGATAATTTCGAAAAACTGATACGCACCCTTGATGATGTGTTTGCTGAAACCAGCAGGGAAGATGCAAGGGAAAAACTTGAAGAGACAATAGAGCACGGCGGCAGTTCCTGCGCCGGCCGTGGTACATGTGAATATTATCCCTGCCATTTTTCAGGGCAGGATTGCACTTTCTGTTTCTGTCCATTCTATGCATGTAAGGACGAGAGGACAGGAGGTAAATGGATAGAAAGCTCCACCGGAGGGCAGGTGTGGAGCTGCGAACATTGTACTTTGTTGCATAGACCAAAGGTCGCCAAAATGGTGCTTGATGCGCTGATGGCAGACGGAGACACTGATGATAATATAAGGAGGGCATGGAAAGAGATCATAGAACCCCTGCTTTGA
- the cobD gene encoding threonine-phosphate decarboxylase CobD → MTDQRPSLPVKKYLLSLEPCVHGGLIRKSSQKYGIPESDILDASASLNPLGTPFEQPEPELDLQELLNKGLEKLEQYPDNRYLEYRTAAAEFVGMGMTYENIIPGNGSTEIIRLVAECVVAEGDVVLIPRPTFSEYELQCSVMGAKIKYIEQDDIFDLDDQVLAEAKIIFVCNPNNPTGKLFNKEQMEKLAQQCAAQKTILFVDEAYIELAEPEQSVAYLVENNDYLFIQRSLTKSFAIPGIRMGFGVASSKFACVLNNARLSWNMGCVSDTIATALLSMKGGVNSKYLLDSRAFIAQEREFLMQKLSRRGFKPAESCVNYIYVDISDLSLNSSELAERMASHGVLIRDCNSFQNNGKNHIRVAIRTREENERIAETIRQVIYEWGREQAEMQLHENIKVAAKDGRKGSNMDCDYYPCHFEGQDCTFCFCPFYPCEDDRTGGNWIESSSGGQVWSCLKCNIVHEEKVVDDLLSIFVAEGLSDESVRKAWKEVMENNL, encoded by the coding sequence GTGACAGACCAAAGACCATCTCTTCCGGTAAAAAAATATCTTCTAAGCCTTGAACCATGTGTTCACGGCGGACTGATAAGAAAAAGTTCCCAGAAATACGGCATTCCCGAATCTGATATTCTTGATGCAAGTGCAAGTCTTAATCCTTTAGGAACTCCTTTTGAACAGCCGGAGCCTGAGCTGGACCTGCAGGAACTGCTGAACAAAGGGCTTGAAAAGCTTGAGCAGTATCCGGACAACCGTTATCTTGAGTATCGAACCGCTGCTGCAGAATTTGTGGGAATGGGAATGACATATGAGAACATCATTCCAGGGAACGGCTCAACTGAGATAATACGGCTGGTGGCAGAGTGTGTCGTGGCTGAAGGCGATGTTGTACTTATTCCAAGACCTACTTTCAGCGAATATGAGTTGCAGTGCAGTGTCATGGGTGCGAAGATAAAGTACATCGAGCAGGATGATATCTTTGATCTTGACGATCAAGTACTTGCCGAAGCCAAGATAATATTTGTGTGTAACCCTAACAACCCTACAGGAAAACTGTTCAATAAAGAGCAGATGGAAAAACTTGCGCAGCAATGCGCGGCCCAGAAGACCATACTCTTTGTGGATGAGGCTTACATTGAACTGGCAGAACCGGAGCAGAGTGTTGCTTATCTTGTGGAGAATAACGATTATCTTTTCATCCAGCGCTCTTTAACCAAATCCTTTGCAATTCCAGGTATAAGGATGGGATTTGGAGTTGCTTCCTCAAAGTTTGCATGTGTGCTTAACAATGCAAGACTCTCCTGGAACATGGGATGTGTTTCAGATACTATCGCCACAGCTCTTTTGAGTATGAAAGGTGGCGTGAACAGCAAATACCTTTTGGATTCAAGGGCTTTTATAGCACAGGAACGTGAGTTCTTAATGCAAAAACTCTCCCGCAGGGGATTCAAACCAGCAGAGAGTTGTGTCAATTACATTTATGTCGATATTTCCGATCTCTCTCTTAACTCATCAGAACTTGCAGAAAGAATGGCATCACATGGTGTACTGATCCGTGATTGTAATTCTTTCCAGAACAATGGCAAGAACCACATAAGAGTGGCAATACGCACAAGAGAAGAGAATGAACGCATTGCAGAAACCATTCGTCAGGTAATTTATGAATGGGGAAGGGAACAGGCTGAGATGCAGCTTCATGAGAACATTAAAGTAGCTGCGAAAGATGGCCGCAAGGGAAGCAATATGGACTGCGATTATTATCCATGTCACTTTGAAGGACAGGACTGTACTTTCTGCTTCTGTCCGTTCTATCCGTGTGAGGATGATCGCACAGGTGGCAACTGGATAGAAAGCTCAAGCGGTGGTCAGGTATGGAGCTGCCTGAAATGTAATATAGTTCATGAGGAAAAAGTGGTAGATGACCTTTTATCTATCTTTGTTGCCGAAGGTCTCAGTGATGAAAGTGTCAGAAAAGCCTGGAAGGAAGTAATGGAGAACAATCTATGA
- a CDS encoding cobalamin biosynthesis protein, whose translation MILPVPVQPDASELVIVLLLAYVLDIVVGEPPFAVHPVVWMGRLIGFFKKNIPAKNRRVYGIFIGLTTILFGCTIAYLVMLFMGIESIPAVLRYLVAAYFLKATFAIRCLYGAASEVRTELDAGRLDSARQKLSMYVSRNTSKLEEGQVSSAIIETTSENYVDGILSPLLFYACFGPYGLIAAYVFKATSTLDSMVGYKDERHLEAGWFSAKLDDVLNWIPARVSVFFLSAATLVVSLVYRRVKIPDYMSALKTGIRDGLKTPSPNSGYPMASIAGALKIKLEKPNTYVLGDGFTYPVSEDIKLTSWIILVASFFAIVASSLIIIL comes from the coding sequence ATGATCCTTCCGGTGCCGGTACAGCCAGATGCCAGTGAACTGGTAATAGTGCTACTGTTAGCCTATGTTCTGGATATTGTGGTCGGTGAACCACCATTCGCAGTACATCCTGTCGTATGGATGGGCAGATTGATAGGCTTTTTTAAGAAGAATATCCCTGCGAAAAACCGGAGGGTTTATGGAATATTCATTGGTCTTACAACGATACTTTTCGGATGTACGATAGCATATTTAGTAATGCTTTTCATGGGCATTGAGTCCATTCCGGCAGTTCTTCGCTATCTTGTGGCTGCTTATTTCCTTAAGGCAACATTTGCCATTCGCTGTCTTTACGGCGCTGCCAGTGAGGTCAGGACTGAGCTTGATGCCGGAAGACTTGACAGTGCAAGGCAGAAACTCTCAATGTATGTGAGCCGCAACACATCAAAACTGGAAGAAGGGCAGGTATCTTCAGCAATAATCGAAACAACTTCTGAGAATTATGTTGACGGGATACTATCCCCTCTGTTGTTCTACGCATGTTTCGGACCTTACGGACTGATTGCTGCATACGTCTTTAAAGCTACAAGTACCCTTGATTCCATGGTGGGATACAAAGATGAACGCCACCTTGAAGCGGGCTGGTTCTCTGCTAAACTTGATGACGTGCTCAACTGGATACCTGCACGTGTATCCGTATTCTTCCTTTCGGCTGCGACTCTTGTTGTGAGTCTTGTGTATCGCAGGGTCAAAATTCCTGATTATATGTCTGCTCTTAAAACAGGTATAAGGGACGGATTAAAAACTCCATCTCCAAACTCCGGTTACCCAATGGCCTCCATTGCAGGTGCCCTGAAAATAAAACTGGAAAAACCAAACACCTATGTTCTTGGTGATGGTTTTACTTATCCTGTGTCAGAGGATATAAAACTAACATCATGGATCATCCTTGTCGCATCGTTCTTTGCGATCGTTGCGTCTTCACTAATAATCATACTATAA
- the cobZ gene encoding alpha-ribazole phosphatase CobZ, whose product MKLSDIESKDLKKNQSKELEGEITRDIIEILEEEGITVQMLVDAALELYAPHPGLETRELAEEKFLRELDIAVSDPNLCLLIYSGILLEKEGREGRLPNISRSSYEKDLTFIIADEVLGMSISKYISGDKGMFEFVRFDKQKPGILAELGPFMDDIIGGLIGGVSANMYTRAMAEAAEKAKTESKKKKDAENKSDVIAG is encoded by the coding sequence ATGAAATTATCGGATATAGAATCAAAAGACCTGAAAAAGAACCAGTCAAAAGAACTGGAAGGCGAGATCACCAGGGATATAATAGAGATCCTTGAAGAGGAAGGAATAACAGTCCAGATGCTTGTTGATGCTGCACTTGAGCTCTATGCACCGCATCCGGGCCTTGAGACAAGGGAACTTGCAGAAGAGAAGTTCCTCAGAGAACTTGATATTGCAGTATCTGATCCAAATCTCTGTCTTCTTATCTATTCCGGTATATTGCTTGAAAAAGAGGGTAGAGAAGGACGTTTACCTAATATCAGCAGAAGTTCATACGAAAAAGACCTGACATTCATCATTGCTGATGAGGTGCTTGGCATGAGTATTTCCAAGTATATCAGTGGTGACAAAGGAATGTTCGAGTTCGTGCGCTTTGATAAACAAAAACCGGGAATTCTTGCTGAACTTGGTCCTTTCATGGATGACATAATCGGCGGTCTTATTGGTGGCGTGTCTGCCAACATGTACACAAGGGCAATGGCAGAAGCGGCTGAGAAGGCTAAAACTGAAAGCAAGAAGAAAAAAGACGCGGAAAACAAAAGTGATGTGATCGCAGGATGA
- the cobS gene encoding adenosylcobinamide-GDP ribazoletransferase — MNGFLLALRSSFGFLSTIPVGITMEGLDEFFKRTYLHLVVGIVLGLIMGAVAYLLVSYLPISIAVVLLIAFVYYITGLNHLDGVADLGDGLTAHGSVEKKLKALKDMSLGIGGVAYASLTIIAFYATLVALNEQSLIVYSSPADVAKVFFFAMFVSEVSAMQSMLTVAAFGKSIHEGLGSILIKNTTVPKYLIGFVIGIVACVAISFYLGFGMTGIIPFIAAILATFVLLNISNRHFGGVNGDVIGASNEVGRIIALIAVTLVVMYGGIVWTL; from the coding sequence ATGAACGGATTCTTATTAGCTCTGCGGTCCAGTTTTGGATTCCTTTCAACAATTCCTGTGGGTATTACCATGGAAGGACTCGATGAGTTCTTCAAAAGAACATACCTGCATCTGGTGGTTGGTATTGTTCTCGGGCTAATAATGGGTGCTGTTGCGTACCTTCTTGTGAGTTATCTTCCGATATCAATTGCTGTGGTGCTTCTGATAGCTTTTGTTTATTATATTACAGGACTGAACCACCTGGACGGTGTGGCAGATCTCGGTGACGGTCTGACTGCTCATGGTTCTGTGGAGAAGAAACTCAAAGCACTAAAGGACATGTCCCTTGGGATAGGCGGAGTTGCCTATGCATCCCTTACTATCATTGCTTTCTATGCAACTCTTGTGGCATTGAACGAACAGTCTTTAATAGTATACTCATCCCCTGCTGACGTGGCAAAGGTTTTCTTCTTTGCGATGTTCGTGTCAGAGGTCAGTGCCATGCAGTCCATGCTGACAGTTGCAGCATTCGGCAAGTCCATACACGAAGGACTTGGCTCAATACTTATCAAAAATACCACAGTACCTAAATACCTTATAGGATTTGTAATTGGTATTGTTGCCTGTGTTGCAATATCATTTTACCTGGGCTTTGGTATGACAGGTATCATTCCTTTCATTGCAGCCATATTAGCAACCTTTGTTTTGCTCAATATCAGCAACAGGCATTTCGGTGGTGTGAATGGTGATGTTATTGGCGCTTCCAATGAAGTAGGAAGGATAATAGCACTTATAGCCGTGACACTGGTAGTGATGTATGGAGGTATTGTTTGGACGCTATAA
- a CDS encoding NTP transferase domain-containing protein — protein MDAIIMAGGFGSRLGMGEKPCVELLGKPLISYVIDALQKTESIGDIYVAVSPATPRTASYVEEEYEGKVQVIPTGGGNYVGDMVYAVKAACISDPLMILMSDLPLLTPDLLEKVIDEYKVCGKPAMSIFSPISVCKNLGIRPDTVFNWGGEGKLIVPSGVNIMDGKDVEHEQEYVSLVMDDIEFALNINTVDDLKRCKEMILERDAGSIRN, from the coding sequence TTGGACGCTATAATAATGGCTGGGGGATTTGGAAGCAGGCTTGGTATGGGGGAAAAACCCTGTGTCGAGCTACTTGGAAAACCGCTGATATCTTATGTTATCGATGCTCTGCAAAAAACAGAAAGCATAGGTGATATCTATGTTGCCGTATCTCCGGCAACGCCTAGAACTGCATCTTATGTAGAGGAAGAGTATGAGGGTAAAGTTCAGGTTATACCAACAGGCGGCGGTAATTATGTCGGCGACATGGTCTATGCAGTAAAGGCTGCCTGCATAAGCGATCCTCTGATGATACTTATGTCTGATCTGCCTTTGCTTACTCCTGATCTGCTTGAGAAGGTAATTGACGAATACAAGGTATGTGGCAAACCTGCTATGTCCATATTTTCTCCAATATCTGTTTGTAAGAACCTTGGTATAAGGCCGGACACGGTGTTTAACTGGGGAGGCGAAGGGAAACTGATAGTTCCTTCCGGAGTAAATATCATGGATGGTAAGGATGTTGAGCATGAGCAGGAATATGTCAGTCTTGTGATGGATGACATTGAGTTTGCTCTGAATATCAATACTGTTGATGACCTGAAAAGATGCAAGGAAATGATCCTTGAAAGGGATGCAGGATCTATCAGGAATTAA